A stretch of Bradyrhizobium sp. CCBAU 53338 DNA encodes these proteins:
- a CDS encoding thermonuclease family protein encodes MRLIAFFWLALILPTCAAEVNGVPQIVDADTVYVGALKIRLQGIDAPEMDQVCLDQAGKTWQCGIEARSALEHHSAGRSWLCRTSGADRYGRALGTCFVEGRDLNGWLVSEGWALAFRRYSLNYVTDEDVARAAQRGLWKGSFVAPWDWRRRGSATLVLGANSVPTDAQKTMIARSLTEKPPAPNCTIKGNLRATPACIYHLPGGQFYDRLVMTDTKTRRWFCSEAEAVAAGCRRSKL; translated from the coding sequence ATGCGGTTGATCGCCTTTTTTTGGCTCGCCTTGATCCTGCCCACGTGCGCGGCCGAGGTGAACGGGGTTCCCCAAATCGTCGATGCTGACACCGTCTACGTGGGCGCCCTCAAAATCCGTCTGCAGGGCATTGACGCACCCGAAATGGATCAGGTCTGCTTGGATCAAGCAGGCAAAACTTGGCAATGCGGTATCGAAGCTCGCTCGGCATTGGAACACCATTCCGCCGGTCGCTCCTGGCTGTGCCGAACATCCGGCGCCGATCGGTATGGACGAGCGCTGGGGACCTGCTTCGTCGAGGGCCGGGACCTGAACGGTTGGCTCGTGAGTGAAGGCTGGGCATTGGCGTTTCGGCGATATTCCCTGAACTACGTGACCGACGAGGACGTGGCGCGCGCCGCCCAGCGCGGGCTGTGGAAGGGGTCCTTCGTCGCACCATGGGACTGGAGGAGACGCGGCTCCGCCACGCTCGTGCTCGGCGCCAATTCAGTGCCCACCGACGCGCAAAAAACCATGATCGCCAGATCTCTGACGGAGAAGCCCCCTGCCCCCAATTGCACGATCAAAGGCAATCTGCGGGCGACGCCTGCATGCATCTACCATTTGCCTGGCGGGCAGTTTTACGATCGGCTGGTCATGACGGACACCAAGACGAGGCGCTGGTTCTGCTCAGAAGCGGAAGCCGTGGCGGCCGGCTGCCGGCGTTCGAAACTCTGA
- a CDS encoding response regulator transcription factor, producing MPQDANNEAVVYIVDDDSSLRRALDSVFRSVGLQTRCYGSAQDFLEAQPVDLPGCIVLDVRLPGMSGLDFQTKLADLGNQLPVVLMTGRGDAPVSERAMKHGAVDLLIKPFRNQDILNAVAIAIERDRQRRTSPRI from the coding sequence ATGCCGCAGGATGCAAACAACGAGGCAGTTGTTTACATTGTCGATGACGACAGCTCGCTCAGACGTGCGCTAGATAGCGTGTTTCGGTCCGTTGGGCTGCAGACACGTTGTTATGGATCGGCGCAGGACTTCCTCGAAGCACAACCTGTCGATTTGCCCGGATGCATTGTGCTCGATGTGCGGTTGCCTGGCATGAGCGGGCTCGATTTCCAAACGAAGTTGGCAGATCTCGGCAACCAACTGCCTGTGGTTCTGATGACGGGTCGTGGTGATGCTCCGGTGTCGGAAAGGGCGATGAAACACGGCGCCGTAGATCTGTTGATCAAGCCCTTCCGTAATCAGGACATTCTGAACGCGGTCGCTATAGCCATCGAACGCGACCGTCAGCGGAGGACCTCGCCCCGGATTTGA
- a CDS encoding PAS domain-containing sensor histidine kinase: MTADVGVTPEPFEILDLVGESVFVRDFDGCIKAWNKASETLYGYVREAAVGKFASVILHCDYAISTADVEAICLATGHWEGEVKRKSAQGRQMLVHVHLSVRYDPMGKPIDIVETGRDLAGSTDFEQASRLSERRYRNLFQAMAASFWELDVSDVNERLRALRRSGVSDFKKFFIENRGFVREMMRSARVVDVNDQTVVLFGRGSKGELLGNIEPFWPEESEHVFIEAMLSGIARRPNYWMECRLRRIDGTVFDALFTIAYPPRDLIGGTIVVGVIDITERKKSELALRASEQRYQNLFKAMAVSFFELDLSGVRQVIRQLRTAGVSDVKKYLRDNPGIIREIMRATRIVDVNDRSVVLFGCGRKEDLLVSPEVFWPEESWPAYMEAILTFLDQKPSFSIETRLRRLDGTVFDADFTVWYSPENRSAGLAGVLDITERNRAQEMLQRVRGEFAHAARVSMLGELSASIAHEVNQPLAAIASSGEASLTWLGQAEPDVDEVRELINQIVADAHRAGDVIARIRSMAEHRAPERSAVSLDEVIREALLFIRPELQARAVVVSHQPSRCSSFVLGDRTQLQQVIVNLAVNAMQAMVQSDCHKRRITIRTAVADPAGVSCVVEDSGPGIDHDNFALLFDSFFTTKQHGMGMGLPICRSIIEAHGGCIRAENVSTSGGARFSFVLPAAK, translated from the coding sequence ATGACAGCAGATGTTGGGGTGACACCTGAGCCTTTCGAGATCCTCGACCTTGTCGGGGAAAGCGTCTTCGTCCGCGACTTCGATGGTTGCATAAAGGCATGGAACAAGGCGTCAGAGACGCTGTACGGCTACGTCCGCGAGGCCGCCGTCGGGAAGTTCGCAAGTGTCATCCTGCACTGCGACTATGCCATTTCAACAGCCGACGTCGAAGCCATTTGCCTCGCGACGGGCCATTGGGAGGGAGAGGTTAAGCGGAAGTCGGCGCAAGGCAGGCAAATGCTGGTGCACGTTCACTTATCCGTACGATATGACCCGATGGGCAAACCTATCGATATCGTTGAGACCGGGCGGGACTTAGCCGGATCGACGGACTTCGAACAGGCATCGCGGCTCAGCGAGCGTCGCTATCGCAACTTGTTCCAAGCCATGGCAGCTTCGTTCTGGGAGCTTGATGTCTCGGACGTAAATGAGAGGTTGCGGGCGCTGCGCAGATCTGGCGTTTCCGATTTCAAAAAGTTCTTCATCGAGAATCGTGGGTTTGTACGCGAGATGATGAGGTCTGCGCGCGTGGTGGACGTAAACGACCAGACCGTGGTCCTATTCGGTAGAGGTAGTAAAGGTGAACTCCTTGGAAATATCGAACCTTTTTGGCCCGAAGAAAGCGAGCACGTCTTTATCGAAGCGATGCTGAGTGGGATCGCACGGAGGCCCAATTACTGGATGGAATGCAGGTTGCGCCGAATCGATGGCACTGTCTTTGATGCACTCTTCACGATCGCCTATCCGCCTAGGGACCTGATCGGGGGTACCATCGTGGTAGGTGTGATCGATATCACCGAGCGCAAGAAATCCGAACTGGCGCTCCGTGCGAGTGAGCAACGGTACCAGAACCTCTTCAAGGCGATGGCTGTCTCGTTCTTCGAGCTCGATCTCTCTGGGGTAAGGCAGGTAATCAGACAACTGCGGACTGCGGGCGTGTCTGATGTCAAAAAGTACCTCCGCGATAATCCAGGCATTATACGCGAGATCATGCGGGCTACGCGGATCGTAGACGTGAATGACCGCAGCGTTGTTCTCTTCGGCTGCGGGCGCAAGGAGGATCTGCTCGTATCACCGGAGGTGTTTTGGCCCGAGGAGAGTTGGCCAGCTTACATGGAGGCCATCCTTACATTCCTCGATCAAAAACCTAGCTTCTCGATCGAAACCCGGCTTCGACGACTCGATGGCACGGTCTTCGACGCTGATTTTACTGTCTGGTACTCGCCGGAGAACAGATCGGCGGGCTTGGCGGGAGTGCTCGATATTACGGAGCGCAATCGAGCGCAGGAGATGCTGCAGCGTGTACGTGGTGAATTCGCGCACGCGGCGCGCGTCTCCATGCTCGGCGAACTTTCGGCTTCGATCGCGCATGAAGTGAACCAGCCGCTGGCAGCCATTGCCTCGAGCGGAGAAGCGAGTCTAACTTGGCTCGGACAAGCCGAGCCCGACGTCGACGAGGTGCGCGAACTTATCAACCAAATTGTGGCGGATGCCCATCGCGCTGGCGATGTGATTGCCCGAATCCGCTCCATGGCCGAGCATCGCGCGCCCGAGCGCAGTGCGGTGTCGCTCGACGAGGTTATCCGGGAAGCGCTTCTCTTCATTCGCCCCGAACTGCAAGCGCGTGCGGTGGTGGTATCGCACCAACCCTCTCGTTGCTCGTCATTTGTCCTCGGCGACCGGACGCAACTTCAGCAGGTGATTGTCAACCTAGCGGTCAATGCGATGCAAGCGATGGTGCAATCGGATTGCCATAAGCGGAGGATCACGATTCGAACCGCAGTCGCGGACCCGGCAGGTGTTAGTTGTGTCGTCGAGGACAGCGGGCCGGGTATCGATCACGACAACTTCGCCCTCTTGTTCGACAGTTTCTTCACGACCAAACAGCACGGCATGGGTATGGGACTTCCGATCTGCCGCTCAATCATCGAGGCGCACGGCGGGTGCATACGGGCCGAAAACGTCAGCACTTCGGGAGGTGCGCGCTTCTCCTTTGTTTTGCCTGCTGCCAAATAA
- a CDS encoding DUF2147 domain-containing protein, with amino-acid sequence MRILKRSGVIALTLSAALTSFGAWAENTSPVGLWRNIDDVSGKPRALIRITESNGTLQGKIEKVFPGPSEDRNPKCEKCEGALKDAPVIGLVILSGLKKDGDEYTGGKILDPDNGKVYSSRIRLGDGGKKLDVRGYVGVSLLGRSQIWVRQD; translated from the coding sequence ATGCGCATTTTGAAACGATCAGGCGTTATCGCCCTCACCCTGTCCGCTGCACTCACGTCCTTCGGGGCTTGGGCAGAAAATACCTCGCCGGTCGGCTTGTGGAGAAACATCGATGACGTCAGCGGCAAACCGAGAGCGCTGATCCGGATAACGGAATCGAACGGCACCCTGCAAGGCAAGATCGAGAAAGTATTTCCCGGCCCATCCGAAGATCGAAATCCGAAATGTGAAAAATGCGAAGGTGCGCTCAAGGACGCCCCAGTGATCGGGTTGGTCATCCTCAGCGGACTGAAGAAGGACGGCGACGAATATACTGGCGGCAAGATCCTCGATCCGGACAATGGCAAGGTCTACAGCAGCAGAATTCGTCTGGGTGACGGGGGCAAGAAGCTCGACGTGCGCGGTTACGTCGGCGTGTCGCTGCTGGGGCGTTCGCAGATTTGGGTACGCCAGGACTAG
- a CDS encoding MDR family oxidoreductase has product MTFKALLAAKTGETISTSVVDMNEQDLMPGDVTVAVEYSTVNYKDALAISGRTEIIRQFPLVPGIDLAGTVEASSYSGIAVGDRVVANSWGLSQTHHGGYAQKARLKGEWLVKIPSPFSTKDAMAIGTAGYTAMLSVLALEHGGVTPQRGDILVTGANGGVGSISIALLSDLGYRVVASTGRLEEADYLRSLGAAEVIDRRTLSEPGAPISRERWAGAIDSVGSHTLVNTLAQTQYRGVVTACGLAQGVDLPGTVLPFILRNVTLAGIDSVNAPQDARIEAWSRLAGDLDLNKLARTVQVVGLAEVPDVAHQIFAGSVQGRTVVDVNT; this is encoded by the coding sequence ATGACGTTCAAGGCACTGCTCGCAGCAAAGACAGGCGAGACAATTTCGACCAGCGTGGTCGACATGAACGAGCAAGATCTCATGCCTGGCGATGTCACAGTCGCGGTCGAATATTCCACGGTGAACTACAAGGATGCGCTGGCCATCAGTGGACGCACAGAGATCATTCGCCAGTTTCCCCTTGTTCCCGGTATCGATCTCGCTGGAACGGTGGAAGCCTCCTCCTATTCAGGCATCGCAGTCGGAGACCGCGTCGTCGCCAACAGCTGGGGACTGAGTCAGACCCATCACGGTGGATACGCGCAGAAGGCGCGGCTCAAGGGCGAGTGGCTGGTCAAGATCCCGAGCCCGTTCTCGACAAAGGACGCCATGGCGATCGGCACGGCCGGTTACACCGCGATGCTGTCGGTGCTCGCCCTCGAACATGGCGGCGTTACCCCGCAGCGCGGCGACATTCTCGTCACCGGAGCCAATGGCGGCGTCGGGTCCATCTCGATCGCACTCCTCTCCGATCTTGGCTATCGCGTCGTTGCATCGACCGGACGCCTTGAGGAAGCTGATTATCTGCGGAGCCTCGGCGCGGCCGAGGTCATCGATCGGCGGACGCTCTCGGAGCCCGGAGCCCCGATTTCGCGCGAGCGCTGGGCTGGCGCAATCGACTCAGTCGGCAGTCATACGCTGGTAAATACGCTGGCACAGACGCAATATCGCGGCGTAGTGACGGCCTGCGGCCTGGCCCAGGGCGTCGATCTTCCCGGAACGGTTCTGCCGTTCATTCTGCGCAACGTCACGCTTGCAGGCATTGATTCGGTGAACGCCCCACAGGACGCCCGCATCGAGGCGTGGTCGCGTTTGGCAGGCGATTTAGACCTGAACAAGCTTGCCCGGACGGTACAGGTGGTCGGCCTCGCAGAGGTCCCGGATGTGGCGCACCAAATATTCGCAGGCTCAGTCCAGGGCCGCACGGTCGTCGACGTGAACACCTAA
- a CDS encoding winged helix-turn-helix transcriptional regulator, which translates to MTLSVIGGTWKPLILFHLFAGKKRFMELSRAIPNATQRMLTLQLRELEADGVIVRHCYPQIPPKVEYEISPFGQSLGPILLSLRSWGEQYGGSIEGVSQPHCACGSAAQRVLPMT; encoded by the coding sequence GTGACGTTGTCCGTCATTGGCGGTACGTGGAAGCCGCTGATCCTGTTTCATCTCTTTGCCGGCAAGAAGCGGTTCATGGAGCTGTCGCGGGCCATTCCTAACGCCACGCAGAGGATGTTAACTCTGCAGCTGCGCGAGCTGGAGGCCGATGGTGTGATCGTACGCCATTGCTATCCGCAGATTCCTCCGAAGGTGGAATATGAAATCTCTCCCTTCGGCCAAAGCCTCGGGCCTATTCTGCTTTCGCTCCGGAGTTGGGGCGAACAATATGGTGGTTCAATCGAAGGCGTCTCCCAGCCCCACTGCGCCTGTGGATCAGCAGCGCAACGCGTGCTCCCTATGACGTAA
- a CDS encoding SOS response-associated peptidase — protein MCNLYSITTNQAAISALFRVVNRYVGNLAPMAGVFPDYTAPIVRNGKEGRELATARWGMPSSQQALLEATKKRAAKLEAKGKSVDFNELLRMEPDSGTTNIRNVKSKHWTRWLGPANRCVVPFNSFSEFNKSEGGDIWFAIDETRPLACFAGIWTNWTSVRKVKEGETTNDIYAFLTTEPNAEVGAIHPKAMPVVLTTPDEVETWMTTPTEEALKLQRPLPDGALRIVARGVKEDPAGSAM, from the coding sequence ATGTGCAACCTCTATTCCATCACGACAAACCAGGCCGCCATCAGTGCGCTGTTTCGGGTCGTCAACCGATACGTCGGCAATCTCGCGCCAATGGCCGGCGTGTTTCCGGACTACACAGCCCCGATCGTGCGGAACGGGAAAGAAGGCCGCGAGCTCGCGACGGCGCGTTGGGGCATGCCCTCGTCGCAACAAGCCCTTCTGGAAGCCACCAAGAAGCGCGCCGCGAAGCTGGAAGCCAAGGGCAAGTCCGTCGATTTCAACGAGCTGCTCCGGATGGAGCCCGACAGCGGCACGACGAACATCCGCAACGTCAAAAGCAAGCACTGGACGCGTTGGCTTGGGCCCGCCAACCGCTGCGTCGTCCCGTTCAACAGCTTCAGCGAATTCAACAAGTCCGAAGGTGGTGACATTTGGTTCGCGATCGACGAGACCCGTCCCCTCGCCTGCTTCGCCGGCATCTGGACGAACTGGACGTCGGTGCGGAAAGTGAAGGAAGGCGAAACGACCAACGATATCTACGCTTTCCTGACGACGGAGCCGAACGCCGAAGTCGGCGCCATCCATCCAAAGGCGATGCCGGTGGTCCTGACCACGCCTGACGAGGTAGAGACTTGGATGACCACGCCTACCGAAGAGGCGTTGAAGCTACAGCGGCCGCTACCCGATGGCGCGCTCCGGATCGTCGCGCGGGGCGTGAAGGAAGACCCTGCCGGATCGGCGATGTGA
- a CDS encoding AAA family ATPase yields the protein MRLRKLGLRRYGKFTDAVIDFGECSAGASDLHIVYGPNEAGKSTAMSACMDLFYGIGHTSRFNFLHPYPAMRIEAELDILGTVRAFSRIKAPHNSLLDDAGNPVPDAVLLGELGGLDRGAYQTMFSLDDETLEAGGESILASKGDLGHLLFSATAGLADLSDRLGAARSEAESFFRSGKRSGLLADLKKELSALKDERDRTDTLASDYSRLVIERDEATSAYAEAIAQRGRTQARIDEVQRFLNALPRLQALRSLRADLLPLAALADAPSTWADDLPELMTRQTTLAAQTRTIAESIVDLREQLERLVVNVSACGLEKRAELLMDLRARHITAEKDLPDRRLRLGVAEQTILRILGRIDHASEQDAAQLILPAAVTGPLRDLMERRSGVEADLAAAEAEVDKAAVALSFAEMKIEGRDAGFDEAATGALTAAVATARQVGDAARLRTAHRMCRERANELDDHLADLRPWAGDRITLCEASVPTQAQLQRWAAIEADLSQEITARHGEQDRLAAQAERLDARIAALGAMVGFVSDKDAGEARSAREAAWAAHKAELDATTAAAFEDAMRKFDLITEQRFTHTAGIAELNNALLEQAEIRAALTQLGRQLQESQKKRMAVTEEIEKAISAIGHGLDASVGVSGLHQWVRKRDAAVDAHRKLLAAEREFHDAQTEAAVSRERVAGMMRSAGVQIREDDDVAAMLAAGQAALDRTVDTKNARAAIEDRRRELRFRERKLGDARLAEEAWSKAWEEICASCWLGQREIRPTTAIVRETLEALAELDSALQKRSELTDRITKMQRDQIQFQTEVEALAALIGLPQDSSDVLGLCHAVMDCIGATAKILDRRTEIEARLVAEQDKARALADESAEVDARASLMTSHFGVASLTEVDGRLRAIARRSDLDARLIQARDELLQGSRAETIERAECMLDAVDRVSLEAELIALKQRFEDEDGRSRDLFSARNRAEDRIAAVGGDAAIARVEARRRTVLLAIEDKALAYLRLKLGIAAADRALSAYRDRHRSSMMKRASEAFSLISRGSYTELLTQPSNGSELLIAKGSDGSSKIASELSKGTRFQLYLALRVAGYHEFVRAHTPGPFLADDIMETFDDFRAEEAFRLLAGMAAVGQVVYFTHHRHLCEIAMAIEPATIVHDLQSGTSVRATSRAA from the coding sequence ATGCGCCTTCGAAAGCTCGGCCTTCGCCGCTACGGCAAGTTCACCGACGCGGTCATCGATTTCGGAGAATGCTCGGCCGGCGCCTCCGATCTCCACATCGTCTATGGCCCCAACGAGGCCGGCAAGTCCACCGCGATGTCGGCGTGCATGGACCTGTTCTACGGCATTGGCCATACAAGTCGGTTCAACTTTCTGCATCCATATCCGGCGATGCGCATCGAGGCCGAACTCGATATCCTCGGGACCGTACGTGCCTTTTCCCGGATCAAGGCGCCGCACAACAGCCTACTCGACGATGCGGGAAATCCTGTTCCGGATGCCGTACTGCTCGGCGAACTCGGCGGCTTAGATCGCGGCGCGTATCAGACGATGTTCAGCCTCGACGACGAGACGCTGGAAGCGGGCGGAGAAAGCATTCTCGCCAGCAAGGGCGACCTCGGTCATCTACTATTCTCCGCGACAGCCGGGCTCGCCGATCTCAGCGATAGGCTAGGCGCCGCAAGATCGGAAGCGGAAAGCTTCTTCCGGTCGGGAAAACGATCGGGGCTCCTTGCCGACCTCAAGAAGGAGTTGTCAGCGCTCAAGGATGAGAGGGATCGGACCGACACGCTCGCTTCCGACTATTCCCGGCTCGTCATCGAGCGCGACGAAGCGACTTCCGCGTACGCCGAGGCTATCGCCCAGCGCGGCCGGACGCAGGCCCGTATCGACGAAGTGCAACGCTTCCTCAACGCCTTGCCGAGACTTCAAGCCTTGCGGTCTCTTCGGGCGGATCTGCTTCCACTCGCCGCGTTGGCCGACGCGCCATCTACCTGGGCCGACGATCTTCCGGAGTTGATGACCCGGCAGACGACGCTGGCGGCTCAGACGCGAACGATCGCGGAGAGCATCGTCGATCTGCGGGAGCAGCTCGAACGGCTCGTCGTGAACGTTTCGGCTTGCGGGCTGGAGAAGCGCGCCGAGTTGCTGATGGACCTGCGTGCAAGGCACATTACGGCGGAGAAGGACCTTCCCGATCGCCGTCTTCGCCTCGGGGTCGCCGAACAAACGATCTTGCGGATTCTCGGCCGCATCGATCATGCCTCGGAGCAGGATGCCGCACAGCTCATCTTGCCGGCCGCCGTCACTGGACCGCTTCGGGACCTGATGGAGCGACGCTCTGGGGTGGAGGCCGATCTCGCCGCGGCCGAAGCCGAAGTCGACAAGGCGGCCGTGGCGTTGTCGTTCGCCGAAATGAAGATCGAAGGGCGCGACGCAGGCTTCGACGAGGCGGCAACTGGCGCCTTGACCGCGGCCGTTGCGACGGCTCGCCAAGTCGGCGACGCGGCTCGGTTGCGTACGGCCCATCGCATGTGTCGCGAGCGCGCGAATGAACTCGACGATCACTTGGCCGACCTACGTCCTTGGGCCGGAGACAGGATTACCCTCTGCGAGGCGTCGGTGCCGACGCAAGCACAGCTTCAACGTTGGGCAGCGATTGAAGCGGACCTCTCCCAAGAAATCACGGCACGACATGGCGAACAGGATCGCCTCGCCGCCCAGGCAGAACGTCTCGATGCGAGAATCGCGGCGCTCGGTGCCATGGTCGGCTTCGTCAGCGACAAGGACGCAGGCGAAGCGCGGTCCGCGCGCGAAGCCGCCTGGGCCGCTCACAAGGCGGAGCTGGACGCGACGACGGCGGCCGCGTTCGAGGACGCCATGCGCAAGTTCGATCTGATCACAGAGCAGCGCTTCACCCATACGGCCGGCATCGCCGAATTGAACAATGCTCTGTTGGAGCAAGCCGAGATCCGGGCGGCCCTGACGCAGCTCGGTCGGCAGCTTCAGGAGAGCCAGAAGAAGCGTATGGCCGTGACCGAGGAAATCGAGAAGGCGATCAGCGCGATCGGTCACGGCCTCGACGCTTCGGTCGGAGTATCGGGGCTGCACCAATGGGTACGGAAGCGCGACGCGGCGGTCGATGCCCACCGAAAACTGCTGGCGGCCGAACGAGAGTTTCACGATGCGCAGACCGAAGCCGCTGTCTCACGGGAGCGGGTTGCCGGCATGATGCGTTCGGCGGGCGTGCAAATCCGCGAAGACGATGACGTCGCCGCGATGTTGGCGGCCGGCCAGGCAGCGCTCGATCGCACCGTCGACACCAAGAACGCACGTGCGGCGATCGAGGATCGGCGACGCGAGCTGAGGTTTCGCGAGCGGAAGCTCGGCGATGCCCGGCTGGCCGAGGAAGCCTGGAGCAAGGCTTGGGAGGAGATCTGCGCTTCCTGTTGGCTCGGACAACGCGAAATCCGACCCACGACCGCCATCGTGCGCGAAACGCTCGAAGCTCTCGCGGAGTTGGACTCGGCTCTGCAAAAGCGATCGGAGTTGACGGACCGCATCACGAAAATGCAGCGCGACCAGATCCAGTTTCAGACCGAAGTCGAAGCGCTCGCCGCCTTGATCGGGCTGCCGCAAGACTCCTCGGACGTTCTCGGACTTTGTCATGCCGTCATGGACTGCATCGGGGCCACGGCGAAGATACTGGACCGACGGACGGAGATCGAAGCGCGACTCGTCGCGGAGCAGGACAAGGCGCGGGCGCTTGCGGATGAAAGTGCGGAGGTGGATGCCCGGGCGAGCCTCATGACGAGCCACTTTGGCGTCGCATCGTTGACGGAAGTCGACGGTCGCTTGCGCGCGATCGCCCGCAGATCCGATCTCGATGCACGCTTGATCCAGGCCCGCGACGAACTGCTTCAGGGAAGTCGGGCGGAAACCATCGAGCGAGCCGAATGCATGCTCGACGCGGTCGATCGCGTCTCATTGGAAGCGGAATTGATCGCCCTGAAGCAGCGGTTCGAAGATGAGGACGGTCGGAGCCGCGACCTGTTCTCCGCACGAAACAGGGCTGAAGACAGAATAGCCGCCGTCGGCGGCGACGCCGCTATCGCGCGCGTAGAAGCGAGACGGCGTACGGTGCTACTCGCCATCGAAGACAAGGCATTGGCCTATCTCAGGCTGAAGCTCGGGATTGCGGCGGCAGATAGGGCCTTGAGCGCCTATCGCGACCGACATCGTAGTTCGATGATGAAGCGTGCGTCTGAGGCATTTTCCCTGATCAGCCGGGGTTCCTACACCGAGCTTCTTACGCAGCCGTCGAATGGCAGCGAGCTCTTGATCGCCAAGGGATCCGACGGCAGCTCAAAAATCGCTTCCGAGCTGTCGAAGGGCACGCGCTTCCAACTGTACCTGGCACTGCGTGTAGCCGGATATCACGAATTCGTACGCGCCCACACGCCCGGCCCTTTTCTCGCCGACGACATCATGGAGACGTTCGACGATTTTCGGGCGGAAGAAGCCTTCCGGTTGCTCGCCGGGATGGCCGCCGTCGGCCAGGTCGTCTACTTCACTCACCATCGTCATCTCTGCGAAATTGCCATGGCCATCGAGCCGGCGACGATCGTCCATGACCTTCAGTCGGGTACAAGCGTTCGGGCGACGAGCCGGGCGGCATAG
- a CDS encoding DNA repair exonuclease, whose product MTAYRFVHAADVHLDSPLRSLALRDPRLAEFVGDASRKVLSRIVDLCLDEQVNALLIAGDLYDGEQTSMKTARFLAEQFLRLHSAGIEVFIIRGNHDALSKITKELVLPGNVHLFGGRAEFVEIPRDRGERPIAVHGLSFAKPHAPENLLSKYRPPVAGAVNIGLMHTSLDGSPPHDVYAPCSAAELLSSGFRYWALGHIHKRSTIEGPCTVVMPGIPQGRDVGEHGPKSVTLASVLDDGSIQIEERIVSLAQFERVSVDASGAASWPDLAARIDRALVEAAGRSASDHTVARLALSGTTPMAWTFRRDADLLRTEAETRAEAIGNIWIEKIDTACRRSVVDDAESADPVEALRRTMSDEIVGSEAFRAEAGVIVNDLLAQLPPECRRSLAPDETGLDLLVGRLASEGSEEVLARLAVGSAQEVR is encoded by the coding sequence ATGACCGCCTACCGCTTCGTGCATGCAGCCGATGTCCATCTGGACTCGCCGCTGCGTTCGCTCGCTCTGCGCGATCCGCGGCTGGCGGAATTCGTGGGCGACGCCAGCCGTAAAGTGCTCTCGCGCATCGTCGACTTGTGTCTCGACGAGCAGGTGAACGCCCTCCTGATCGCCGGCGATCTTTATGACGGCGAGCAGACTTCGATGAAGACGGCGCGCTTTCTCGCCGAGCAGTTCCTCCGCCTGCATTCGGCCGGGATTGAGGTCTTCATCATCCGCGGCAATCACGACGCGCTGTCGAAGATAACGAAGGAGCTCGTCCTCCCTGGAAATGTGCACTTGTTCGGCGGGCGCGCTGAGTTCGTCGAGATCCCGCGGGATCGCGGGGAGCGGCCGATCGCGGTCCACGGGCTCAGCTTCGCGAAGCCGCACGCACCGGAAAACCTTCTTTCCAAATATCGCCCGCCCGTCGCCGGCGCGGTCAACATCGGTCTCATGCACACCAGCCTCGACGGTTCTCCTCCTCACGACGTGTACGCGCCGTGCAGCGCTGCCGAGCTCCTCTCATCGGGTTTCCGATACTGGGCGCTCGGGCACATCCACAAGCGCTCTACGATCGAGGGACCTTGCACGGTGGTGATGCCCGGCATTCCGCAAGGACGAGACGTCGGAGAACATGGTCCGAAGTCGGTAACGCTGGCCAGCGTGCTCGACGATGGATCGATACAGATCGAAGAACGCATCGTCAGCTTGGCGCAATTCGAGCGCGTCTCCGTTGACGCCTCCGGGGCCGCGTCGTGGCCCGACTTGGCCGCTCGGATCGACAGAGCTTTGGTCGAAGCCGCCGGTCGATCGGCATCCGATCACACGGTTGCGCGACTTGCCCTTTCGGGAACGACTCCGATGGCATGGACCTTCCGTCGCGACGCCGATCTTCTGCGCACGGAAGCCGAGACGCGGGCCGAGGCGATAGGCAACATCTGGATCGAAAAAATCGACACCGCCTGCCGAAGATCGGTCGTCGATGATGCGGAGAGCGCAGATCCGGTCGAAGCTCTGCGAAGGACGATGAGCGACGAAATCGTCGGATCGGAAGCATTTCGGGCGGAAGCGGGCGTTATCGTCAACGACCTTCTGGCGCAACTCCCCCCGGAATGCCGACGGAGCCTGGCTCCGGACGAGACCGGCCTGGACCTGCTTGTCGGTCGCCTCGCCAGCGAGGGGTCGGAAGAAGTGTTGGCACGGCTCGCCGTCGGCAGCGCGCAGGAGGTCCGCTGA